A portion of the Flavobacterium magnum genome contains these proteins:
- the metH gene encoding methionine synthase, with protein MPQNKYLRLSGLEPLIITPETNFVNIGERTNVTGSRKFLRLIKEERYEEALDIARAQVDGGAQIIDVNMDEGMLDGVHAMTVFLNLIASEPDIARVPVMIDSSKWEIIEAGLKVTQGKSIVNSISLKEGEDRFISQAKLIKRYGAAVIVMAFDETGQADTYARRIEICKRSYELLVNQVHFPAEDIIFDPNIFPVATGMEEHRLNALDFFKATKWIRQNLPYAHVSGGVSNVSFSFRGNDKVREAMHSAFLYHAIRHGMTMGIVNPEMLEIYDDIPKDLLERVEDVLLNRRDDATERLLDFAENIKGDSKVAEKAVQEWRSGTLQDRITHALVKGIDEFIEADVEEARLLAARPIHVIEVNLMAGMNVVGDLFGSGKMFLPQVVKSARVMKKAVAYLLPFIEAGKANASSANAKILMATVKGDVHDIGKNIVSVVLACNNYDIIDLGVMVPPEKIIEAAVKENVDIIGLSGLITPSLDEMVYLAKELESRNIKIPVMIGGATTSRAHTAVKIAPEYSHTVVHVNDASRAVTVAGDLINASGKDAYARLLRSEYDSLREGYLNRARDKQYLTIGDARKNKWSLDWENFNPATPNVTGVKTVEVDPAVLVPYIDWTPFFRTWELFGKYPAILEDAVVGEQATALFEDAKTLLHRILQEKRFTAKAVFGIFEANQVDDDDIQVCDEHGNVLERFITLRQQSQKTKGATNLALADFIAPKASGKKDYIGAFCVTTGFGVDEWAAEFERDLDDYNAIMVKALADRLAEAFAEYLHEQVRTEWWGYAAGESLSKEALIEEEYRGIRPAPGYPACPDHLEKPTIWKLLDVEKNIGVTLTESMAMWPAASVSGYYFAHPQSKYFGLGKITDDQVQDYAKRRGIAVDEARKWLSPNIVD; from the coding sequence ATGCCTCAAAATAAATATTTAAGACTGTCCGGCCTCGAGCCGTTGATCATTACACCGGAAACCAATTTCGTCAATATCGGAGAACGTACCAACGTCACAGGCTCCCGGAAATTTCTCCGCCTTATCAAGGAGGAACGTTACGAAGAGGCACTCGACATCGCGCGTGCACAGGTTGATGGCGGCGCGCAGATCATCGATGTAAATATGGATGAAGGCATGCTCGACGGCGTTCATGCGATGACGGTTTTCCTGAATCTCATTGCTTCCGAGCCCGACATTGCCCGCGTGCCGGTAATGATCGACAGCTCAAAGTGGGAAATCATCGAAGCAGGCCTCAAGGTCACACAGGGGAAAAGCATTGTCAATTCCATTTCACTGAAGGAAGGCGAAGACCGCTTCATCAGCCAGGCCAAACTGATCAAACGTTATGGCGCCGCAGTGATTGTTATGGCTTTTGACGAAACCGGACAGGCTGATACCTATGCGCGACGCATTGAAATCTGCAAAAGATCATATGAGCTGTTGGTAAACCAGGTGCACTTTCCCGCCGAAGACATCATTTTTGATCCGAATATTTTTCCTGTCGCTACCGGGATGGAGGAGCACAGGTTAAATGCTCTGGACTTCTTCAAGGCGACCAAATGGATCAGGCAAAACCTGCCCTATGCGCATGTCAGTGGCGGCGTGAGCAATGTGTCATTTTCGTTCCGCGGTAATGATAAAGTCCGTGAGGCCATGCACTCCGCTTTCCTGTACCACGCCATACGGCACGGCATGACCATGGGCATTGTCAATCCTGAGATGCTCGAAATATACGATGACATTCCGAAAGACCTGCTCGAACGGGTAGAAGATGTATTACTGAACCGGCGTGACGACGCTACGGAACGGTTGCTTGATTTCGCCGAAAACATCAAAGGAGATAGCAAAGTAGCGGAAAAGGCGGTGCAGGAATGGCGCTCCGGAACGCTGCAGGACCGAATTACCCATGCGCTGGTTAAAGGTATTGACGAGTTTATCGAGGCAGATGTTGAAGAAGCCCGTCTTCTGGCTGCAAGACCCATCCATGTGATTGAGGTCAACCTCATGGCCGGGATGAATGTCGTCGGGGATTTGTTCGGAAGCGGGAAGATGTTCCTGCCACAAGTAGTCAAGTCGGCCCGCGTAATGAAAAAGGCAGTGGCCTACCTGCTGCCGTTTATAGAAGCAGGCAAAGCCAATGCCAGCAGCGCAAATGCCAAAATCCTGATGGCTACCGTTAAGGGTGACGTGCACGACATTGGGAAAAACATTGTGTCGGTAGTCCTGGCGTGCAACAATTATGACATCATCGACCTTGGCGTGATGGTGCCGCCGGAAAAGATTATCGAAGCCGCAGTAAAGGAGAATGTCGACATCATCGGGCTCAGCGGACTGATTACGCCGTCCCTCGATGAGATGGTCTATCTCGCAAAGGAACTTGAAAGCCGGAACATCAAAATCCCGGTCATGATTGGTGGGGCCACGACATCGCGCGCCCATACGGCCGTGAAGATTGCCCCGGAATACAGCCATACTGTGGTCCATGTGAACGACGCTTCGCGCGCGGTAACGGTCGCCGGGGATCTGATCAATGCGTCCGGAAAGGACGCCTACGCGCGGCTGCTGCGTTCGGAATATGACAGTTTGAGGGAGGGCTACCTGAATCGTGCCAGGGACAAGCAATACCTGACCATCGGCGATGCCAGAAAGAATAAATGGTCATTGGACTGGGAAAATTTCAATCCTGCCACCCCGAATGTCACAGGCGTAAAAACCGTGGAGGTCGATCCCGCGGTATTGGTGCCCTACATCGACTGGACGCCTTTTTTCCGTACCTGGGAACTTTTCGGGAAATACCCCGCGATACTGGAGGATGCAGTCGTCGGCGAACAGGCCACTGCATTGTTTGAGGATGCCAAAACCCTGCTGCACCGGATTTTGCAAGAGAAGCGGTTTACGGCCAAAGCGGTGTTCGGTATTTTTGAAGCGAACCAGGTGGACGATGACGACATCCAGGTCTGTGACGAACACGGAAATGTGCTGGAGCGGTTTATAACCTTACGCCAGCAATCCCAGAAAACCAAGGGCGCCACAAACCTGGCGCTGGCCGATTTCATTGCACCGAAAGCCTCAGGGAAGAAGGACTACATCGGGGCGTTTTGCGTAACGACGGGATTTGGGGTCGACGAATGGGCGGCCGAATTTGAGAGAGATCTCGACGATTACAACGCCATCATGGTGAAAGCCCTGGCCGACCGGCTTGCGGAAGCTTTCGCTGAATACCTGCACGAGCAGGTCAGGACCGAATGGTGGGGCTACGCTGCAGGTGAAAGCCTTAGCAAAGAGGCATTAATCGAGGAAGAGTACAGGGGCATCCGCCCGGCGCCCGGTTATCCCGCGTGCCCGGACCACCTGGAAAAGCCGACAATCTGGAAGTTGCTCGATGTCGAAAAGAATATTGGGGTGACGCTCACGGAAAGTATGGCCATGTGGCCCGCCGCTTCGGTGTCAGGGTATTATTTTGCCCATCCGCAAAGCAAGTATTTCGGACTCGGGAAAATTACTGACGACCAGGTACAGGATTACGCAAAGCGTCGCGGGATTGCAGTGGATGAAGCAAGGAAATGGCTGAGTCCGAACATCGTGGACTGA
- a CDS encoding homocysteine S-methyltransferase family protein, whose translation MSKTIQNTIRERILVLDGAMGTMLQRYDFSEEDFRGTRFRDFPYPLKGNNDLLSLTQPQAIREVHRLYLEAGADIIETNTFSSTAIGMADYHLEEFVYELNFESARIAREVADEFTASNPDKPRFVAGSIGPTNRTASMSPDVNDPGFRAITFDELKVAYKQQAEALLDGGCDLILVETVFDTLNAKAALFAIEEVKEARHSDVPVMVSGTITDASGRTLSGQTVEAFLISIEHLPLLSVGFNCALGADQLKPYLKRLSRNTSLNISAHPNAGLPNAFGRYDQTPEEMQTLIREYLNDNLVNIIGGCCGTTPAHIKLIAEAAATCKPRPILENA comes from the coding sequence ATGTCAAAAACAATCCAGAATACCATTCGTGAAAGGATTCTCGTGCTCGACGGCGCCATGGGTACCATGCTGCAGCGCTACGATTTCTCAGAAGAGGATTTCCGCGGGACCCGATTCAGGGATTTTCCATATCCGTTGAAAGGAAATAATGACCTGCTGTCCTTAACGCAGCCACAGGCGATCAGGGAAGTACACCGTTTGTATCTCGAGGCAGGGGCAGATATCATTGAAACCAATACTTTTTCGTCGACAGCTATCGGTATGGCCGATTACCACCTCGAGGAATTCGTGTATGAACTTAATTTCGAATCGGCCCGGATCGCCCGTGAAGTCGCTGACGAATTTACGGCATCAAACCCGGATAAGCCGCGGTTTGTTGCCGGATCAATCGGCCCGACCAACAGGACCGCCAGCATGTCCCCGGATGTCAATGATCCCGGTTTTCGCGCCATTACATTCGACGAACTCAAAGTAGCTTACAAGCAGCAAGCTGAAGCGCTCCTTGATGGAGGATGTGACCTGATCCTGGTGGAAACCGTTTTTGACACGCTGAATGCCAAAGCAGCCTTATTCGCCATAGAAGAAGTGAAGGAAGCCCGTCATTCAGATGTTCCGGTTATGGTGTCAGGGACCATCACCGACGCCTCCGGCAGGACCTTGTCAGGACAAACCGTCGAGGCTTTCCTGATTTCGATTGAACACCTCCCTTTGTTGAGTGTAGGGTTCAACTGCGCTCTGGGCGCCGATCAGCTAAAGCCTTACCTGAAGCGGCTTTCGCGCAATACAAGCCTGAATATTTCAGCACATCCTAACGCGGGGCTGCCAAACGCCTTCGGACGATACGACCAGACGCCTGAGGAAATGCAGACACTGATCAGGGAATACCTCAATGACAATCTGGTCAATATTATCGGAGGATGCTGCGGCACCACCCCTGCGCATATCAAACTCATTGCGGAAGCAGCCGCAACCTGTAAGCCAAGACCTATTTTAGAAAACGCCTGA